The DNA window CGGGCTTATGGTGTATTCTGTCGCCAAGCCCAACCGCTGTCAAGGCTTCTACTCCTCTTTCATATCTTTCTTTTTTCGGCATATTGGCATACATAGCAGGTAATATAACATTTTCCAGTGACGATAATTTTGGAAGAAGATTAAACGACTGAAAAACAAAGCCCAGCTTTTGGTTTCTGATCACAGACAATTCATCCTGAGTCATAGTTGATATATCAATGTTATCCAAAAAATATTCTCCCTCGGTTAACTGATCCAGACAGCCTAAAATATTCATAAATGTGGATTTGCCGCTGCCGCTGGGCCCCATTAGTGCCACGTATTCTTCGGCTTCTACTTTCAGATCTATTCCCTTTAAAACTTCCAGTGAAAGCGGACCGTTCTCATAAACTTTTTTTATCTTTTTTACTTCTATCATTCTACCCTTCTTTCTCAACCAGACTTTACATCATAGGCGGTCCCTGCTGATTATTTTTTTTAGCTTCTTTTCCGGGTTTTACCGCTTCAGTAGTTGTTTTCACTTTTTCACCGTTCTTTAGATTTGCATCAGCATTTTTTATCAGTGTTTCCTTTTCACTTATTCCTGTTTTTATATGATAATAGTTATTATCTGTTGACCCCACTGTTACTTCCTTTTTCACTATCTGGCTTTTTTCATCAACTACAAAAACATAAAATCTGCCGTTCTCATCCAGTACTGCTGTGTAAGGAACCTTAATAACATTCACCTCTTCGAGATACAAAACTTTCACATTTACTACATTTCCCGGTTTCAGAAATATTTCCAGATTAGAAAATTTTATCTCTATTTCCACTTTACTTTCGTTATAGGACTCATCCTTTGTCGCTGTGCTTGCTATCTCTGTTACCACGCCAGTGAGAGTTTCCCCTTCTGGCAGAGCATCAGATGTGATTATTGCTTTCTGCCCAAGTTTTATATTTTTGGCATCATAGTCTGTAAAATCTACCTTAACTGACAGATCTTTTATATTGGTTATCTTGAACAAAGGACTGTCTGTATTTACCCTGTAATTATCATCTGCGATCATTTCAGATATAACACCGTCTACCGGACTTACTATCCTGTCTTCATACTGTCTGTAGTCACTTTCCAGTGTGGCAATTTCCAGCTGAAGATTTTTTATTTCATATGCTATATCCTCTGTCTCAGTCTTT is part of the Sebaldella sp. S0638 genome and encodes:
- a CDS encoding efflux RND transporter periplasmic adaptor subunit, whose amino-acid sequence is MKKKVIILSLIIIILFTGFLIFKTVFSKNKDETVYEVVKAEKGNFELFVEEEGEVKSNNEISVYTSKALMVSKRYFELGDTVKKGELILTFDPTDKNTALRKVQEKKVTLEQKQRNYRNSSELVKVGGASKTETEDIAYEIKNLQLEIATLESDYRQYEDRIVSPVDGVISEMIADDNYRVNTDSPLFKITNIKDLSVKVDFTDYDAKNIKLGQKAIITSDALPEGETLTGVVTEIASTATKDESYNESKVEIEIKFSNLEIFLKPGNVVNVKVLYLEEVNVIKVPYTAVLDENGRFYVFVVDEKSQIVKKEVTVGSTDNNYYHIKTGISEKETLIKNADANLKNGEKVKTTTEAVKPGKEAKKNNQQGPPMM
- a CDS encoding ABC transporter ATP-binding protein — its product is MIEVKKIKKVYENGPLSLEVLKGIDLKVEAEEYVALMGPSGSGKSTFMNILGCLDQLTEGEYFLDNIDISTMTQDELSVIRNQKLGFVFQSFNLLPKLSSLENVILPAMYANMPKKERYERGVEALTAVGLGDRIHHKPGELSGGQRQRVAIARSVINSPKILLADEPTGNLDSRSGEEVLKIFRNLNNKGTTIVMVTHEEDVAEHCKRIIRLRDGIIEIDEEVKNRR